One genomic segment of Sorex araneus isolate mSorAra2 chromosome X, mSorAra2.pri, whole genome shotgun sequence includes these proteins:
- the CAPG gene encoding macrophage-capping protein → MYSPIPQSGSAFPASVQEPGLHIWRVEKLKPVPVARENHGVFFSGDSYLVLHNGPDELSHLHLWIGQQSSRDEQGACAMLAVHLNTLLGERPVQHREVQGNESDIFMGYFPRGLKYQEGGVDSAFHKTAAAAAPQAVRKLYQVKGKKNIRATERALSWDSFNTGDCFILDLGQDIFTWCGGKSNILERNKARDLATAIRDSERQGKARVEIVADGEEPPEMIQVLGPKPVLKEGNPEEDLTADQTNAQAAALYKVSDATGQMNLTKVADASPFAFALLIPDDCFVLDNGLCGKIYIWKGRKANEKERQAALQVAEGFISRMKYAPNTQVEILPQGRESPIFKQFFKDWK, encoded by the exons ATGTACTCACCCATCCCCCAGAG CGGCTCTGCGTTCCCAGCCTCGGTGCAGGAACCCGGCCTGCACATATGGCGGGTGGAGAAGCTGAAGCCCGTGCCCGTGGCGCGCGAGAACCACGGCGTCTTCTTCTCGGGGGACTCCTACCTGGTGCTGCACAACGGGCCCGACGAGCTCTCCCACCTGCACCTGTGGATCG GCCAGCAGTCATCCCGCGACGAGCAGGGGGCCTGTGCCATGCTGGCCGTGCACCTCAACACGCTGCTCGGGGAGCGGCCGGTGCAGCACCGCGAGGTGCAGGGCAACGAGTCTGACATCTTCATGGGCTACTTCCCGCGGGGCCTCAAGTACCAG GAAGGCGGCGTGGACTCCGCGTTTCACAAGACCGCCGCAGCGGCCGCCCCCCAGGCCGTCAGGAAACTCTACCAGGTGAAGGGGAAGAAGAACATCCGGGCCACGGAGCGGGCGCTGAGCTGGGACAGTTTCAACACCGGCGACTGCTTCATCCTGGACCTGGGCCAG GACATCTTCACCTGGTGTGGTGGCAAGTCCAACATCCTGGAACGCAACAAGGCGCGGGACCTGGCCACGGCCATCCGGGACAGCGAGCGGCAGGGCAAGGCCCGGGTGGAGATCGTGGCCGACGGCGAGGAGCCCCCAGAGATGATTCAG GTCCTGGGTCCCAAGCCCGTGCTGAAGGAAGGCAACCCCGAAGAAGACCTCACGGCTGACCAGACCAATGCCCAGGCAGCGGCCCTGTACAAG GTGTCTGATGCCACGGGGCAGATGAACCTGACCAAGGTCGCTGACGCCAGCCCCTTTGCCTTTGCACTGCTGATCCCTGATGACTGCTTCGTGCTGGACAACGGGCTCTGTGGCAAGATCTACATCTGGAAAG GGCGCAAAGCTAACGAGAAGGAAAGGCAGGCGGCCCTTCAGGTCGCCGAGGGCTTCATCTCCCGCATGAAGTACGCCCCGAACACCCAG GTGGAGATTCTTCCCCAGGGCCGAGAGAGCCCCATCTTCAAGCAATTCTTCAAGGACTGGAAATGA